A single window of candidate division KSB1 bacterium DNA harbors:
- a CDS encoding oligopeptide transporter, OPT family has protein sequence MAEAKQQGGKREYKPFVPPHMELKEFTLRALVPGLVMAVVLGAANAYLGLKAGMTIAATYPAAVLSMAILRFFKDSNILEENLSRTVGSIGESVAAGAIFTLPAFLIAGVWTPEFFGSTAGYLRSSVIMLVGGAAGILFVTLLRRMMVDDPELPFPESVAAGEIHKAGRGGASGAQYLFYAMGIGGLVEALKTVNIFAGKWEHFVQVARKIIPGTATKGFAGVETSGGFLLKTPALSPAFLGVGYIIGPRLAALNFAGGALSWGLFVPLLVLLLAPQYAPLVEEGSMTWTEVAENMFANAVRPIAIGGMLMSAAYTLFRMRKSLAGGIKRSVEDVRKAAGAQQATLRTDRDINVKVVFAGLAAVGVVTFFVYWWFMDMAPQALAPALVAALVMMVAGF, from the coding sequence ATGGCGGAAGCAAAGCAGCAGGGCGGGAAGCGGGAGTACAAACCTTTCGTGCCGCCCCACATGGAACTCAAAGAGTTCACCCTCAGGGCGCTTGTCCCTGGCCTGGTCATGGCGGTAGTACTTGGGGCGGCCAACGCCTACCTGGGGCTCAAGGCGGGCATGACCATCGCTGCCACCTACCCGGCAGCAGTGCTCAGCATGGCCATCTTGCGCTTTTTCAAGGACAGCAACATTCTGGAAGAAAACCTGTCCAGAACGGTGGGGTCTATCGGAGAGTCGGTGGCTGCCGGGGCAATCTTTACGTTGCCTGCATTTCTGATCGCCGGCGTCTGGACACCGGAGTTTTTCGGCAGCACTGCAGGCTACTTGCGTTCCAGCGTCATCATGCTGGTGGGCGGCGCCGCGGGCATCCTCTTCGTGACTCTTCTGCGCCGGATGATGGTGGACGACCCAGAGCTGCCCTTTCCGGAGTCGGTGGCAGCCGGGGAAATCCACAAGGCGGGACGCGGGGGAGCCTCTGGCGCCCAGTACCTCTTCTACGCCATGGGCATCGGCGGGCTGGTTGAGGCTCTCAAGACCGTCAATATTTTCGCCGGCAAGTGGGAACACTTTGTGCAAGTGGCAAGGAAGATTATTCCCGGCACGGCTACAAAGGGTTTTGCCGGAGTGGAGACCAGTGGCGGCTTCCTGCTGAAGACGCCTGCGTTGAGTCCGGCGTTCCTGGGTGTGGGGTACATCATCGGGCCGCGTTTGGCGGCACTCAACTTCGCCGGAGGAGCGCTCTCCTGGGGATTGTTCGTGCCCCTTTTGGTGCTGCTCTTGGCACCTCAGTATGCGCCTTTGGTTGAAGAGGGGAGCATGACCTGGACCGAGGTAGCCGAGAACATGTTTGCCAACGCGGTCAGGCCAATTGCCATTGGCGGCATGCTGATGAGTGCAGCGTACACCCTTTTCCGCATGCGTAAGAGTCTGGCCGGAGGCATCAAGCGGTCGGTAGAGGACGTGCGCAAGGCCGCAGGAGCACAGCAGGCTACTCTGCGCACTGACCGCGACATCAATGTCAAAGTGGTCTTCGCTGGCCTGGCCGCAGTAGGGGTGGTGACATTCTTCGTCTATTGGTGGTTCATGGACATGGCACCCCAAGCCCTCGCGCCGGCCTTAGTAGCAGCCTTGGTGATGATGGTGGCAGGGTTTT
- a CDS encoding NAD-dependent epimerase/dehydratase family protein — MKALVTGANGFIGSHLVERLLAQGAEVRCLVRKTSNLRWLQGLDVQLTYGSLDSPASLQGALEGVDVVFHLAGATKSLTPEGYFVANTQGTARLLDACRERGNPRVVFVSSQAAAGPSDGQRAKTEYDPPTPITAYGKSKLQAELLVQEYAKTGPAVIVRPPVVYGPRDTDVLALFRLAARGLCPLVGSKRRLVSLIHVQDLVEGLLLAATTPQALGKTYFLCNDQPVDWELFAQQIASVLGKRCVRIRVPEVVLPVVGTVSELMARVGGKPALLSRDKVREMRQRYWVCDNTRAKQDLGFAPRVDVAEGVAQTAAWYRAQGWL; from the coding sequence GTGAAAGCTTTGGTGACAGGCGCAAATGGGTTTATCGGCAGCCACCTCGTGGAGAGGCTTCTGGCTCAGGGGGCCGAGGTGCGCTGCCTTGTCCGTAAGACAAGTAACCTCCGCTGGTTGCAGGGCCTAGACGTTCAGCTTACATATGGTAGCCTGGATAGCCCTGCCTCGCTCCAGGGAGCCCTGGAAGGTGTGGATGTGGTGTTCCACTTAGCCGGGGCTACCAAGTCCCTTACACCCGAAGGGTATTTCGTGGCCAACACCCAGGGAACAGCACGTCTGTTGGATGCCTGTCGCGAGAGGGGCAATCCGCGCGTGGTTTTTGTCTCGAGCCAGGCAGCAGCAGGGCCCAGCGACGGCCAGCGGGCGAAGACTGAATACGACCCGCCGACCCCGATTACGGCCTATGGCAAAAGCAAGCTCCAGGCAGAATTGCTCGTGCAAGAGTACGCCAAGACCGGCCCCGCCGTGATCGTCAGGCCGCCGGTGGTCTACGGTCCGCGTGACACCGATGTGTTGGCGCTGTTTCGCTTAGCGGCGCGTGGTCTATGTCCCCTTGTGGGCTCCAAACGTCGACTCGTCAGCCTCATTCACGTGCAGGACCTGGTCGAGGGCCTCTTGTTGGCTGCCACCACCCCACAAGCCCTGGGGAAAACTTACTTCTTGTGCAATGATCAGCCGGTGGACTGGGAGCTTTTTGCTCAGCAGATCGCCTCGGTTCTGGGCAAGAGGTGTGTGAGGATTCGCGTACCGGAGGTGGTTCTCCCTGTAGTAGGGACCGTGTCGGAGCTTATGGCCCGGGTGGGCGGGAAACCGGCGCTGCTCAGTCGCGACAAGGTCAGGGAGATGCGCCAGCGCTACTGGGTCTGTGACAATACGCGCGCCAAGCAAGACCTCGGATTTGCGCCGCGCGTCGATGTGGCCGAGGGCGTGGCGCAAACCGCCGCCTGGTATCGTGCTCAAGGGTGGCTATAG
- a CDS encoding aminotransferase class I/II-fold pyridoxal phosphate-dependent enzyme, translating to MDLFDKCKSFTRAREAMAAGYYPYFQPIESGAANEVVMKGRKVIMIGSNNYMGLTQDPRVKEAAIKAVQKYGSGCTGSRYLNGTLDIHVELEERLAAFMKREAALVFSTGMQTNLGTISAIAGKDDLIFGDRDNHASIVDACRLSFAKLIKFRHNDMNDLERLLERFKDHAGGKLIVVDGVFSMGGDIVNLPRLVELARKYGARVMVDDAHSTGVLGANGRGTGEHFGLEDQVDIVMSTFSKSFASIGGFIAADEDVIHYIKHVARSFIFSASPPPAAVATVLACLDIIIKEPERRERLWANVRKMKKGFQELGFNTGNSETPIIPIIIGDDMQTFMLWKRLFEDGVFTNPVVSPAVPPGMSLLRTSYMATHTDEELDIVLEKFKVHGKALGII from the coding sequence GTGGACCTGTTCGACAAGTGTAAGAGCTTTACGCGCGCCCGCGAGGCGATGGCCGCAGGTTACTATCCCTACTTTCAGCCTATCGAGTCGGGAGCCGCCAATGAGGTTGTCATGAAGGGAAGGAAGGTCATCATGATCGGCTCCAACAACTACATGGGGCTGACCCAAGACCCGCGCGTCAAGGAGGCGGCCATCAAGGCGGTACAGAAGTACGGCTCCGGCTGCACCGGCTCGCGCTACTTGAATGGCACGCTGGACATTCACGTGGAGCTTGAAGAGCGCCTGGCTGCGTTCATGAAGCGGGAAGCAGCCTTGGTCTTTTCCACCGGCATGCAGACCAACCTGGGCACAATCTCGGCCATCGCCGGCAAGGACGATCTGATCTTTGGCGACCGCGACAACCACGCCTCCATTGTCGACGCTTGCCGCCTGTCGTTCGCCAAGCTCATCAAATTCCGCCACAATGACATGAACGATTTGGAGCGGCTCTTGGAGCGCTTTAAGGATCACGCCGGCGGCAAGCTGATTGTGGTCGACGGGGTCTTCAGCATGGGAGGGGATATCGTCAATCTGCCGCGCCTGGTGGAGCTGGCGCGCAAGTACGGCGCGCGCGTCATGGTGGACGACGCCCACTCCACGGGTGTCTTGGGGGCAAACGGCAGAGGCACGGGCGAGCACTTTGGCCTGGAAGACCAGGTCGACATCGTCATGTCCACCTTTAGCAAGTCGTTCGCCTCTATCGGCGGCTTTATCGCCGCTGACGAGGACGTCATCCACTATATCAAGCACGTCGCCCGCTCCTTTATCTTCTCTGCCAGTCCACCGCCGGCAGCAGTGGCTACGGTGCTCGCCTGTCTGGACATTATCATTAAGGAACCAGAACGGCGCGAGAGGCTCTGGGCCAATGTGCGCAAGATGAAGAAGGGCTTCCAGGAGCTCGGTTTCAACACCGGCAACAGCGAGACGCCCATCATCCCCATCATTATCGGCGACGACATGCAGACCTTCATGCTGTGGAAGCGTCTGTTTGAGGACGGTGTGTTCACCAACCCGGTGGTCAGCCCGGCCGTGCCGCCAGGCATGTCCCTGCTCCGCACCAGCTACATGGCGACACACACCGATGAAGAGCTGGACATCGTCCTGGAAAAGTTCAAGGTACACGGCAAGGCGCTTGGCATTATCTGA
- a CDS encoding C4-type zinc ribbon domain-containing protein produces the protein MVKKQLELLVALQDLDIMIREVEDVKQLGFEAPSLDKLEQAREELKEKIGKPLYATYERLKARYKRAIVPVKGDTCLGCFMRLPTSLAAKGREDAAVITCENCGRILYWLE, from the coding sequence ATGGTCAAGAAACAATTGGAGCTGCTGGTGGCGCTTCAAGACCTGGATATCATGATTCGCGAGGTGGAAGATGTTAAGCAACTGGGCTTTGAGGCCCCCTCGCTGGACAAACTGGAACAGGCACGCGAGGAGCTCAAAGAAAAGATAGGCAAACCCCTCTATGCCACCTATGAGCGCCTGAAGGCGCGGTACAAGCGTGCCATTGTGCCGGTCAAGGGTGACACCTGTCTGGGCTGCTTTATGCGGCTGCCCACCTCACTTGCCGCCAAGGGGCGCGAGGATGCAGCCGTTATTACCTGCGAGAACTGTGGGCGTATTCTGTACTGGTTGGAATAG
- a CDS encoding PTS sugar transporter subunit IIA: MTREELAGLFSAERFVVPMRAQTKDEVLEELLDTFVRQGLIRNRAIVLEMLHKRESLGSTGIGKGVAIPHGRSTAVPDVSIAFGRSAEPIDFDAIDGKPAQLFFMVLAPPQELNSRYLPALGRLVELVNESKNRKSLLAAKTYAEFVAVIKGEE, from the coding sequence ATGACACGTGAAGAGCTTGCCGGCCTTTTCTCGGCCGAGCGCTTTGTAGTGCCCATGCGGGCACAGACCAAAGATGAGGTACTCGAGGAGTTGCTCGATACCTTTGTCCGCCAAGGGCTGATTAGGAATCGCGCTATTGTGCTGGAGATGCTCCACAAAAGGGAGAGCCTGGGAAGTACGGGCATAGGCAAGGGCGTAGCAATCCCCCACGGGCGCTCCACGGCCGTGCCTGACGTGAGCATCGCCTTTGGCCGTAGCGCCGAGCCCATCGACTTTGATGCGATTGATGGCAAACCGGCGCAGCTCTTTTTCATGGTCCTGGCCCCACCGCAGGAGCTCAACAGCCGCTACCTGCCTGCTTTGGGACGATTAGTGGAGCTGGTCAACGAAAGCAAGAACCGCAAGAGCTTGCTCGCCGCCAAGACGTATGCCGAGTTTGTCGCGGTCATCAAAGGAGAAGAGTGA
- a CDS encoding mannose-1-phosphate guanylyltransferase, with product MFALIMAGGVGTRFWPRSRMSRPKQVLNIVGSRSMIQDTVGRLAGLVPCERTFVICLEHQRELIAQQLPELSPEHIIGEPRGKDTAPCIGLGALYIRRIDPEAVMVAMPADHVVARERAFRKVLKTAEIIARTHDCLVTIGIQPTYPATGYGYIQHEPKELERLAGVSCYSVKTFAEKPSLEYAQQFIASGDFLWNSGIFVWKVSRILKEIEDKLPELYEGLCEIERHIGKKNERAVIERVYRQTRSISIDYGVMEKSDNIVVLKGDFGWSDVGSWEEVYKLGKRDKQENVSEGPLFAHDASGCYVWSPHKLVALLGVHDLVVVDSEEALLICPRQRSQEVKQLVEAMRRGGFDRYL from the coding sequence ATGTTTGCGCTCATTATGGCCGGGGGCGTAGGCACACGCTTCTGGCCGCGCAGTCGGATGTCAAGGCCCAAGCAGGTGCTCAACATTGTCGGTTCCCGCTCTATGATTCAGGACACTGTGGGGCGCCTCGCCGGTCTTGTGCCGTGCGAAAGGACCTTTGTCATCTGTCTTGAGCACCAGCGCGAGTTGATTGCCCAGCAATTGCCCGAGCTTTCGCCGGAGCACATCATCGGCGAACCCCGAGGTAAGGATACGGCTCCCTGCATTGGTCTGGGTGCGCTGTACATTCGTCGGATAGACCCGGAGGCGGTGATGGTGGCCATGCCGGCAGATCACGTGGTGGCACGCGAGCGCGCCTTCCGCAAGGTCCTCAAGACTGCTGAGATCATCGCGCGCACGCACGACTGCCTGGTGACTATCGGCATCCAACCTACCTACCCGGCCACAGGATACGGCTACATCCAACACGAGCCCAAGGAGCTCGAGCGCTTAGCAGGCGTGTCCTGCTACTCGGTCAAGACATTTGCCGAGAAACCCTCATTGGAGTACGCGCAACAGTTCATAGCCAGCGGTGACTTTTTATGGAACAGCGGCATCTTTGTCTGGAAGGTGAGTCGCATCCTGAAGGAGATTGAGGACAAGCTGCCAGAGCTCTACGAAGGGCTGTGCGAGATCGAGCGGCACATCGGCAAGAAGAACGAGCGGGCAGTGATCGAGCGGGTGTATCGCCAGACGCGCAGCATATCCATTGACTATGGCGTGATGGAAAAGTCCGACAACATCGTCGTGCTGAAGGGGGACTTTGGCTGGAGCGACGTGGGAAGCTGGGAAGAAGTGTACAAGTTGGGCAAGCGCGACAAGCAAGAGAACGTGAGCGAAGGCCCTCTGTTCGCGCACGACGCAAGTGGATGCTATGTGTGGTCGCCGCACAAGTTGGTGGCGCTCTTGGGTGTGCATGATCTGGTAGTGGTGGACTCCGAGGAGGCGCTGCTCATCTGCCCGCGCCAGCGCTCACAGGAAGTGAAGCAGCTGGTGGAGGCGATGCGTCGGGGTGGTTTTGACCGGTACCTGTGA
- the trxA gene encoding thioredoxin, translating into MARPVDLTEANFGEHVTSAQGVVLVDFSAEWCGPCRMLAQVIAEVANEYDGKIKVGNVDVTKQNRLASRFGVAMIPTVLFFKNGKVAGQLVGSVSKQRIVDRLEQLL; encoded by the coding sequence ATGGCACGGCCGGTCGACCTGACCGAGGCTAACTTTGGCGAGCATGTCACCTCTGCCCAGGGGGTGGTCCTGGTGGATTTCTCCGCCGAATGGTGTGGCCCCTGCCGCATGCTGGCGCAAGTGATAGCGGAGGTGGCCAACGAATACGATGGCAAGATAAAGGTGGGTAATGTTGATGTGACCAAGCAGAATCGGCTGGCCTCACGTTTCGGCGTGGCCATGATCCCCACCGTCCTCTTCTTCAAGAACGGCAAGGTAGCCGGTCAACTTGTGGGTAGCGTCTCCAAACAGCGCATTGTCGATAGGCTGGAGCAGCTGCTTTAG
- a CDS encoding aldehyde dehydrogenase family protein, whose amino-acid sequence MARRYRMLINGEWREGEATFAVVNPFTGQKIAAVARGTPAAVGEAIAAARRAFEVTRRMPPYARVELLQGVVAGLRARAKELAQSIVAEAGKPIRFAQGEVDRAIYTFSVAAEEAKRIGGEVIPLDLLPTAKGHFAYSRRYPIGVIGGISPFNFPLNLVCHKVAPCLAAGNTMVLKPSSYTPITALKLGEIIMAAGAPPGAFNVVPCPGPVGELLATDPGVAMLTFTGSAEVGWHLKSIAGKKKVTLELGGNAAAIVHEDADLEFAAARLALGGFAYAGQVCIAVQRIFVHRPVFEAFTRLLVEATRKTMVGDPADPDTVCGPMITEQAAMTAEQWIHEAVAAGARVLVGGERDGAMLEPTVLTNTTPDMKVRSEEVFAPIVTVDPYDTFEQAIIAVNESRFGLQAAVFTKDVDRIMYAHDEIIVGGLVVNDYPTFRIDHMPYGGVKDSGFGREGLRYAIEEMTEPRLLVFNRSTPR is encoded by the coding sequence ATGGCCAGACGCTACCGCATGCTCATCAATGGTGAGTGGCGCGAGGGGGAGGCTACTTTCGCGGTTGTCAACCCTTTTACCGGGCAGAAGATCGCCGCGGTGGCGCGTGGGACACCTGCTGCCGTAGGGGAGGCAATTGCTGCGGCGCGACGCGCCTTCGAAGTGACTCGGCGGATGCCACCTTACGCACGCGTTGAGTTGCTTCAGGGGGTGGTGGCCGGGCTGCGCGCGCGGGCCAAGGAGCTCGCCCAGAGTATAGTCGCGGAAGCAGGCAAGCCGATTCGTTTCGCCCAGGGCGAAGTGGACCGCGCCATCTACACTTTCAGCGTGGCCGCCGAAGAAGCCAAGCGCATCGGCGGGGAGGTCATTCCTTTGGACCTGCTCCCCACGGCCAAGGGACACTTTGCCTATTCGCGCCGTTATCCCATCGGCGTCATCGGAGGCATCTCGCCATTCAACTTTCCCCTGAACCTTGTATGCCACAAGGTGGCCCCCTGCCTTGCTGCAGGCAACACTATGGTGCTCAAGCCGTCCTCGTATACGCCGATCACGGCATTGAAGCTGGGGGAGATTATCATGGCCGCAGGGGCGCCTCCTGGCGCCTTCAATGTGGTGCCATGCCCCGGGCCGGTAGGGGAGCTGTTAGCCACCGACCCTGGGGTGGCGATGCTCACGTTCACCGGCAGCGCCGAGGTGGGATGGCATCTGAAAAGCATCGCCGGCAAGAAGAAAGTCACATTGGAGTTAGGGGGGAACGCGGCGGCCATTGTTCACGAAGACGCTGACCTAGAATTTGCCGCGGCGCGCTTAGCTCTCGGCGGGTTTGCCTATGCGGGACAAGTGTGCATCGCGGTCCAGCGCATCTTTGTGCATCGCCCGGTGTTTGAGGCTTTCACTCGCCTGTTAGTGGAGGCAACGCGCAAGACTATGGTCGGGGACCCTGCCGACCCGGACACCGTCTGTGGGCCAATGATTACCGAGCAGGCGGCAATGACCGCCGAGCAGTGGATCCACGAGGCTGTGGCGGCAGGGGCGCGTGTGCTTGTGGGCGGCGAAAGGGATGGTGCCATGTTGGAACCGACGGTGCTGACCAATACCACCCCAGACATGAAGGTGCGCAGTGAAGAGGTCTTTGCTCCCATTGTGACCGTCGACCCGTACGACACGTTCGAACAGGCCATCATCGCGGTGAACGAGTCCAGGTTTGGCTTGCAAGCAGCCGTATTCACCAAGGACGTTGACCGGATCATGTATGCCCACGACGAAATCATTGTTGGCGGCCTGGTGGTCAACGACTACCCCACCTTTCGCATCGACCACATGCCCTACGGCGGAGTCAAAGATTCAGGCTTTGGACGGGAAGGGCTCAGGTACGCCATCGAGGAGATGACCGAGCCTCGCCTCCTGGTCTTTAATCGTTCCACGCCAAGGTAA
- a CDS encoding YbjQ family protein has product MYVATTETIPGKKVVRYLGLVRGNTIRARHVGHDIMAGLRNLVGGEISDYTKMLSESREQALDRMLEQAKALGANAVVGLRFSTSMVMSAAAEILAYGTAVVVE; this is encoded by the coding sequence ATGTACGTCGCGACAACGGAGACAATTCCTGGCAAGAAAGTGGTGCGGTACCTGGGCCTTGTGCGAGGCAACACGATTCGCGCCCGTCACGTCGGCCACGACATCATGGCCGGACTGCGGAACCTGGTAGGCGGCGAAATTTCCGATTATACCAAAATGCTGTCGGAGTCCAGAGAGCAGGCATTGGACCGCATGCTGGAGCAAGCCAAGGCGCTCGGGGCTAATGCCGTGGTGGGGTTGCGGTTTAGCACGTCCATGGTTATGTCGGCTGCGGCCGAAATCCTTGCCTACGGCACCGCAGTCGTAGTGGAGTAA
- a CDS encoding zf-HC2 domain-containing protein produces the protein MKCEKARPLMMALLDGEIEEKERHALERHLQTCYACAKELEGFRELRQLTEGVTLMEPETRIWQEYWSRVYNRIERGVGAVLLAVSLAALLIYAGFRVVEELIRDPSLAVSLKVAILAGIAGLVLLLLSIIRERLYFWRRDRYRFVR, from the coding sequence ATGAAGTGTGAAAAAGCCAGGCCCTTAATGATGGCGCTTCTCGACGGAGAGATTGAAGAGAAGGAGCGGCATGCGCTTGAACGCCACCTCCAGACGTGCTATGCGTGTGCGAAGGAACTCGAGGGCTTTCGCGAGCTGAGACAGCTCACAGAAGGAGTGACGCTCATGGAGCCAGAAACCAGAATTTGGCAGGAGTATTGGTCTCGTGTCTATAACCGAATTGAGCGGGGCGTAGGCGCGGTCCTGCTGGCGGTCAGCCTGGCGGCCCTGTTGATCTACGCGGGGTTTCGAGTGGTCGAGGAATTGATTCGTGACCCGTCGCTAGCGGTCTCGCTGAAGGTGGCGATCCTCGCAGGCATCGCTGGGCTGGTATTGTTGCTGCTGTCAATAATCCGTGAACGCCTGTACTTTTGGAGGCGTGACCGTTACCGTTTCGTGCGCTAA
- a CDS encoding sigma-70 family RNA polymerase sigma factor translates to MAEHTKRQVPPERDVVLRCQRGDAQAFRILVEKYQRLAYFVALGLTGRHDDALDLSQEAFIRAYRHIRRFDPERSFLPWFYQLLRNLCFNHLRARRKQRLITLGQLGPEELERMAEYHFDPEAIVERDETAQQVWRAIGQLSDTHREVIVLRHFQQLTYAEMAELLFVPVGTIMSRLYHARRALRRLLEKEQGGDEHEV, encoded by the coding sequence GTGGCCGAGCACACGAAACGGCAGGTGCCTCCAGAGCGAGACGTGGTCCTGCGCTGCCAGCGCGGTGACGCCCAGGCGTTCAGGATTCTGGTGGAAAAGTACCAGCGCCTGGCCTACTTTGTGGCTCTCGGTCTTACCGGGCGCCATGACGATGCGTTGGACCTTTCGCAGGAGGCTTTCATCCGGGCTTATCGGCACATACGGCGTTTTGATCCGGAGCGGAGCTTCTTGCCGTGGTTTTACCAGCTCCTGCGCAACCTCTGTTTCAACCATCTGCGCGCGAGGCGCAAGCAACGCCTGATTACGCTGGGGCAGCTGGGACCTGAGGAGCTGGAGAGAATGGCCGAGTATCATTTCGACCCGGAGGCGATCGTGGAGCGGGACGAGACGGCGCAACAGGTGTGGCGCGCCATAGGTCAGCTCTCGGACACGCATCGGGAGGTCATCGTGCTCCGCCACTTTCAGCAGTTGACCTATGCAGAAATGGCTGAGCTCCTGTTCGTGCCAGTGGGTACAATCATGTCACGGCTCTACCATGCCCGACGTGCCCTGAGGCGTCTGCTGGAAAAGGAGCAAGGAGGTGACGAGCATGAAGTGTGA
- a CDS encoding aminopeptidase, which translates to MLTDPRLEKLANVIVTHSTRLRRGDKLLIEAVDVPDEAVLAIARRATRAGAEVFVLTKHGVILRELCRQATEESMRLMGQVEAALMEQMDAYVALRGSHNVAELSDVPPDKMQLYQTHWWKPVHLQIRVPRTRWVVLRWPHPAMAQQAHMSTEAFADYFFTVCTLDYRRLSRAMEPLRERMLHTDMVEIKGPGTALRFSIKGMPAVKCDGRRNLPDGELFTAPVRDSINGTIRFNTTSVFQGVRFEGITLRFRHGRIVDARADKTERLNQILDSDEGARYTGEFSFGLNPYITKPMQDTLFDEKIAGSFHLTPGSAYEQADNGNRSQVHWDMVMMQTPEYGGGEIYFDGTLIRKDGLFVPEDLHQLNPDRLLHSGR; encoded by the coding sequence ATGCTAACGGATCCGCGCCTTGAAAAGCTTGCCAACGTCATCGTAACTCATTCCACAAGGCTGCGCCGCGGGGATAAGCTACTCATCGAGGCAGTCGATGTGCCAGACGAGGCAGTACTGGCCATCGCACGTCGCGCGACCCGTGCCGGGGCAGAAGTGTTCGTGCTCACCAAGCACGGGGTCATCCTGCGCGAGCTCTGCCGCCAGGCCACCGAAGAAAGCATGCGGCTGATGGGCCAAGTGGAGGCAGCGTTGATGGAGCAGATGGATGCCTACGTTGCCTTGCGCGGCAGCCACAACGTCGCTGAACTGTCGGACGTGCCGCCAGACAAGATGCAGCTCTACCAAACTCATTGGTGGAAGCCGGTCCACCTGCAGATCCGCGTGCCGAGGACAAGGTGGGTAGTGCTGCGCTGGCCCCACCCTGCCATGGCGCAACAGGCGCACATGTCCACGGAAGCCTTTGCCGACTATTTTTTCACCGTCTGCACGCTGGACTACCGGCGCCTATCTCGTGCGATGGAACCCCTGCGCGAGCGCATGCTTCACACCGACATGGTGGAGATCAAGGGCCCAGGCACGGCTCTGCGCTTCTCCATCAAGGGGATGCCGGCGGTCAAATGCGACGGCAGGCGCAACCTGCCAGACGGCGAGCTGTTCACCGCCCCGGTGCGGGATTCAATCAATGGGACCATCCGCTTCAATACCACCTCGGTGTTTCAGGGCGTTCGCTTTGAAGGAATCACATTGCGGTTTCGGCACGGGCGAATCGTCGACGCGCGTGCGGACAAGACTGAACGCCTGAATCAGATTCTGGACAGCGACGAAGGGGCCCGTTATACGGGCGAGTTCTCCTTTGGCCTCAACCCCTACATCACGAAACCGATGCAAGATACGCTATTCGACGAAAAGATCGCCGGTTCCTTCCACCTTACCCCAGGTTCGGCATACGAGCAAGCCGACAATGGCAATCGGTCACAGGTGCACTGGGACATGGTCATGATGCAGACACCCGAGTACGGAGGCGGCGAAATCTACTTCGACGGCACGCTGATACGCAAGGACGGCCTTTTTGTGCCTGAAGACTTGCACCAACTAAACCCAGACCGTCTGCTGCACTCAGGGAGATAA
- a CDS encoding class A beta-lactamase-related serine hydrolase has translation MKRQHARAGRSSTRRATLCLAGVALLSLWAFPSHNSVDTNEIKRLRDDIALKEHDLRGLFAIAYKDLDSGQTFFHNAHELMHAASLMKVPVMVEVFRQAERGHFRLEDSLMVRNRFRSVVDGSPYALRLSEDSDDAIYGAIGRPMAIRELVERMITVSSNLAANLLLELVGPDKVTATMRGLGAPHIYVRRGLEDDKAFAKGINNETTAYDMMVILEAIARGRAASQASCSEMIDIMLRQKLNTKIPALLPDSIKVAHKTGSISGIDHDAGILYFPSGRRCVLVIMSKGIANHNHAAQAIAQLTRAVLDAMGRM, from the coding sequence ATGAAGAGGCAACATGCCCGTGCGGGAAGAAGCAGTACTCGGCGCGCAACCCTCTGTCTGGCAGGCGTGGCTCTTCTGTCCTTGTGGGCCTTCCCGAGTCACAATAGCGTGGACACGAACGAGATAAAACGCCTTCGGGACGATATTGCCCTGAAAGAACATGACCTCCGGGGCCTCTTTGCTATTGCCTACAAGGACCTGGACAGCGGGCAGACTTTTTTCCACAACGCCCACGAGCTGATGCACGCAGCGAGCCTGATGAAAGTGCCGGTCATGGTGGAGGTCTTTCGTCAGGCGGAGCGCGGGCACTTTCGCTTAGAGGATTCGCTGATGGTGCGCAACCGCTTCCGGAGCGTGGTGGACGGCTCCCCCTACGCCCTCCGTCTGTCCGAGGACAGCGACGACGCCATTTATGGCGCCATTGGGCGGCCGATGGCAATCCGCGAGCTGGTGGAGCGCATGATCACCGTGAGCTCCAACCTGGCGGCGAATCTCTTACTTGAGCTCGTTGGCCCGGATAAGGTTACCGCCACCATGCGCGGCCTCGGCGCCCCCCACATTTATGTGCGCAGGGGCCTGGAAGACGACAAGGCTTTTGCCAAAGGGATCAACAACGAGACCACGGCCTACGACATGATGGTTATCCTTGAGGCGATCGCCCGAGGCAGGGCTGCCAGCCAGGCCTCCTGCTCCGAGATGATTGACATCATGTTGCGGCAAAAGCTCAATACGAAAATCCCCGCCCTCCTTCCGGATTCCATCAAGGTGGCGCATAAGACGGGCTCCATTTCCGGCATCGACCACGACGCCGGAATTTTGTACTTTCCGAGCGGCAGGCGATGTGTGCTGGTCATCATGAGCAAGGGCATTGCTAACCACAATCACGCGGCGCAGGCTATCGCCCAACTCACCCGCGCCGTACTGGATGCGATGGGGCGCATGTAA